The following are encoded in a window of Pseudomonas graminis genomic DNA:
- a CDS encoding flagellar hook assembly protein FlgD yields MTVSNTDATSSFLKGLQSTTPGTTGTSTKSSTSSLTGSSSLGKDSFLQLLVTQMQNQNPLDPQDNSEFVAQLAQFSSLETMQNLSTSVDSISTMYQSSQALQASSLVGRSVTVDAGSTYVDTSKAMTGSVVLPSSSSDTTVKIYDSTGTNVVRTIDLGTQKAGTTAFSWDGKDDSGVAVEAGNYSFVANGKLDGKGTQLSTYLPATVNSVTMGTTGSDMTLNLAGGTQVALANIKQIGI; encoded by the coding sequence ATGACGGTCTCAAACACAGACGCTACCTCGTCGTTCCTCAAAGGGTTGCAAAGCACGACCCCTGGAACCACAGGCACCAGCACCAAATCCAGCACGAGCAGCCTCACCGGGTCCAGCTCGCTGGGCAAGGATTCATTCCTGCAGTTGCTGGTCACGCAGATGCAGAACCAGAACCCGCTCGATCCGCAGGACAACAGCGAGTTCGTGGCGCAGCTGGCCCAGTTCAGCAGCCTGGAAACCATGCAGAACCTGAGCACCTCCGTCGACTCGATCAGCACCATGTACCAGTCGTCCCAGGCGTTGCAGGCCTCGTCGCTGGTCGGCCGTTCGGTGACCGTGGACGCAGGGTCGACCTACGTCGACACCAGTAAGGCCATGACCGGTTCCGTGGTGCTGCCATCGTCCAGCTCCGACACGACGGTGAAGATTTACGACAGCACCGGCACGAACGTCGTGCGCACCATCGACCTGGGCACGCAGAAAGCGGGCACCACGGCCTTCAGTTGGGATGGCAAGGATGACAGCGGCGTAGCGGTGGAAGCAGGCAACTACAGCTTCGTCGCCAACGGCAAGCTGGACGGTAAAGGCACTCAGCTGAGCACCTACCTGCCGGCGACAGTGAACAGCGTGACCATGGGGACAACGGGCTCTGACATGACGTTGAACCTCGCCGGCGGCACCCAGGTGGCACTGGCAAATATCAAGCAAATCGGAATTTAG
- the flgC gene encoding flagellar basal body rod protein FlgC: MSLSSVFNIAGSGMSAQNTRLNTVASNIANAETVSSSMDQTYRARHPVFATVFQGQESGGSSSLFEEQGQAGVGVQVSGIVEDASNLEARYEPNHPSADKNGYVYYPNVNVVNEMADMISASRSFQTNAEIMNTAKTMMQKVLTLGQ, translated from the coding sequence ATGTCCCTGTCCAGTGTTTTCAATATTGCCGGTAGCGGCATGAGTGCCCAGAACACCCGCCTCAACACCGTGGCCAGCAACATTGCCAACGCCGAAACCGTGTCCTCCAGCATGGACCAGACCTACCGCGCCCGACATCCGGTGTTCGCCACGGTCTTTCAGGGTCAGGAATCCGGTGGCAGCTCATCGCTGTTTGAAGAGCAGGGTCAGGCCGGCGTCGGCGTGCAGGTGTCCGGCATCGTCGAAGACGCCTCAAACCTCGAAGCACGTTACGAGCCAAACCACCCGTCAGCCGACAAGAACGGCTACGTGTATTACCCGAACGTCAACGTCGTCAACGAGATGGCCGACATGATCTCAGCCAGCCGTTCGTTCCAGACCAACGCGGAAATCATGAACACCGCGAAAACCATGATGCAGAAGGTCCTGACCCTGGGTCAGTGA
- the flgB gene encoding flagellar basal body rod protein FlgB has product MSISFENALGIHEKALNFRAQRAEVLANNITNADTPNYKARDLDFSKVLAAESDKSKNGHFALDMTNNRHIEAEGMSDGEASLLYRTPSQPSLDQNTVDSQVENANYAENAIGFQASFTLLNSKFKGLVAALRGE; this is encoded by the coding sequence ATGAGCATCAGTTTTGAAAACGCCCTCGGCATCCACGAAAAAGCGCTCAACTTCCGCGCCCAGCGTGCTGAAGTGCTGGCCAACAACATCACCAACGCCGACACCCCCAACTACAAGGCGCGTGACCTCGACTTCTCCAAAGTCCTGGCCGCCGAAAGCGACAAAAGCAAAAACGGCCACTTCGCCCTCGACATGACCAACAACCGTCACATCGAAGCCGAAGGCATGAGCGATGGCGAAGCCAGCCTGCTCTACCGGACCCCGTCGCAGCCGTCGCTCGACCAGAACACCGTCGACTCCCAGGTCGAAAATGCCAACTACGCCGAAAACGCCATCGGTTTTCAGGCCAGCTTCACCTTGCTCAACAGCAAATTCAAAGGGCTGGTTGCAGCCCTGCGCGGAGAGTAA